The genomic window cctggaatataaggaatatgctctagaagtcttcttaagcattgccggggctttctaaatgggcgattattgatggtcttaattacgttaaagtacatccagccttacccagatggatcgactgcatgttaaactgcagtaagattacatcgcaatggggattgtacgcggccacgaaattactGGACAGGTGCACtccgggtgctatcacctctgctgtggacgctggtcattaaccaactgcttaggggatgacgttgcatatggtcttgtttacaaagaggtacaaggtccctaattggaccaggcctaagttaggaggggcgaccctacggggaaaccttgcacaaaatatctaggaatgatcctagacagtaagctgtcatggaagctcaacgtggaggagagggtgaggaaggcttaaacggcactttatgcatgtaaaagaatgcaaaagaaccggcatatacgatcagaaggaactcgatgacgatgcctcaaaataacaaccaaaagcaataattatcatttcactgacacaaattttatagttttttcttccggagttggacacaatcttttcataattttacttaacaatttaagattggcggccaccgtggtgtgatggtagcgtgctccgcctatcacaccgtatgccctgggttcaactcccgggcaaagcaacatcaaaattttagaaataagatttttcaattagaagaaaatttttctaagcggggtcgcccctcggcagtgtctggcaagcgctccgattgtatttctgccatgaaaagctctcagtgaaaactcatctgccttgcagatgccgttcggagtcggcataaaaacatgtaggtcccgtccagccaatttgtaggaaaaaatcaagaggagcacgacgcaaattggaagagaagctcggccttagatctcttcggaggttaacgcgccttacatttattttttttttttaatttaagattagaaatttttttcaatttgtattttgacttaccagcaacaacagaatcatgtttaattgtacgccgcacaatcattatagcatcatgtaacgaagctcagtttctttcaaaaattgttcggcaccgccacgtaaaatcaatgtatatgttctagcattaacgcaacctttaaataattataaactataaaaatgaagttaatgtcaaacccactatcaaaccttggaaaatgttgaaatgttcaccaccaacttgacgttcttcaaagtaatcacattgacccaaaacacttgaattaatatcattagctgtagtcataacagctccaccacaagctttcattgtacgtttcaaatcttcttctggtacactaacagaacatttcacgatctgcaaaatactgtgtaccaacatcaccaattggtagtttagaaaacacaacattggcaccttacttacctattttattgtacaggagacgccattcagcattaacaattttctgatactcttggacattgctgtggcagagcatttttccaataaagcactttgttgttcctttgattggcgcttccacatgtacagccatgtcattctaatataacaaaaaacttacctcagcattttgaaatttggtgatgtctactagagttttacggctggattcacaatatccaatagtttcataatggttgccccatcatttgaaattgtggccttaccactggaatcaacaatatgcttgtccatactacgtgaacccaattgaatgcgaggcattgatgtggatatgagttgaggtttaccatgagagctatcggtacccaagcattttttacacaaatactcatgtacccaatacaagttcaggacgttcatatttatcgacacgctgtccggtatggcccaaatgttggaaatatgcagttggcactgttgagaaaaaatatgtatcaatgaacacaagtaaaagtgaaagattttttttaccatctcttgttactttacacattagacattggaaacgacgaccagcatctacaagttgctattgagccttgcaacgattagatctaattgcacccaattcaccaaaatttacaatgggtggctcatattcaccctcaaccgttcgtgccattggtgaggcgttaagtgtaatggacaaagctgttgtttttaataaatcagctgttgcatgtATGCAATACatagacgacctgcaaagaagaaagatcaatgtaattgccaaacaaaacattaatttcgattatcgatacctaacgtaacgtggcgaggagttaccctgatcttctaccacatattttgtggtcaccaatggtggtaataaaccctgttcattagtaataaaagcaccaccagcgctattttgattttcaatgataacgcttatcggatttggcatctgatcgggatctaaacggcgttgggattgatcatactgttgcggctgttgatatttaccagtaacaggtgcaggtggttgctaaagaaaataacacaaaaataatcatcagcaaagttgtaaattattagttgtatgagcatacattataaccaggacgtccggacgtgtccgggtattgggggttgacacgCCTTGGGtagttgactgagcattggcgtctgtccaggttgtgttggtggcatcataaaagccatcaataa from Eurosta solidaginis isolate ZX-2024a chromosome 3, ASM4086904v1, whole genome shotgun sequence includes these protein-coding regions:
- the LOC137244030 gene encoding protein transport protein Sec24C-like, encoding MEVMKNWRSDISIRCLKWQPPAPVTGKYQQPQQYDQSQRRLDPDQMPNPISVIIENQNSAGGAFITNEQGLLPPLVTTKYVVEDQGNSSPRYVRSSMYCIHATADLLKTTALSITLNASPMARTVEGEYEPPIVNFGELGAIRSNRCKAQ